The Providencia rettgeri genome includes a window with the following:
- a CDS encoding NADH dehydrogenase-like protein SAV0941: MKNIIIVGGGTGGTMLANTLARKLSKEIFSKKIKITLITDNPIHYYKPAFMYVAFNLFFKDELSRPERELLRPEIELAIDKIESFDFKNKALNSKDGKKYNYDFLVIATGCVPKPERIEGLKDIGNHFYAYEASRKLADQLAKIEKGRVFITVSFPETPNVPHQCGIAPMETTLMIDEFLRKRRVRDNIEIVYTYPTVSQLLRNCLFMQQPVCEVIPEVFTAKNIKAQRGFTLDKVDPDKKVAYSKEGDEQNFDLLISTPPITAVEAVINTGLSEHNNGEGWLPTDHETMQVYGVDSVYVIGDTVDLPISKAGGSCHNQAAIIADNICGELIYGYPAAIYDGRVQAVAQMGLTAGMPLQYDYKHDVIPTPPTKLGGLLRNGFNRGIYWAAIRGLV; encoded by the coding sequence ATGAAAAATATAATTATTGTAGGCGGTGGGACTGGTGGAACGATGCTAGCGAATACACTTGCCAGAAAATTGAGTAAAGAAATTTTTTCGAAGAAAATAAAAATAACATTAATTACTGATAATCCAATCCATTATTATAAACCTGCATTTATGTATGTTGCTTTTAATTTATTTTTTAAGGATGAACTGAGTCGCCCTGAAAGAGAATTGCTAAGACCTGAAATAGAGTTAGCCATTGATAAAATTGAGTCCTTTGATTTTAAAAATAAAGCGCTAAACTCAAAGGATGGAAAAAAATATAATTATGATTTTCTTGTTATTGCGACAGGTTGCGTGCCGAAACCTGAGCGCATTGAAGGTTTAAAGGATATTGGTAACCATTTTTATGCTTATGAAGCATCAAGAAAGTTAGCTGACCAACTGGCTAAGATTGAAAAAGGTAGAGTTTTTATTACCGTATCATTCCCTGAAACGCCTAATGTACCTCATCAGTGTGGTATCGCACCGATGGAAACAACATTAATGATTGATGAGTTTTTACGTAAACGCCGAGTTAGGGATAATATTGAAATTGTTTATACCTATCCAACAGTTTCACAATTATTACGTAATTGTTTATTTATGCAACAACCTGTTTGTGAAGTTATTCCCGAAGTATTTACTGCTAAAAATATTAAAGCACAAAGAGGGTTTACTTTAGATAAAGTTGATCCAGATAAGAAGGTAGCTTATTCGAAAGAAGGGGATGAGCAAAATTTCGACTTATTGATCAGTACTCCGCCAATTACCGCGGTTGAGGCAGTTATTAATACCGGATTAAGTGAGCATAATAATGGTGAAGGTTGGTTACCTACCGACCATGAAACTATGCAAGTTTATGGTGTTGATAGCGTTTATGTTATAGGTGATACCGTTGATTTACCGATCAGTAAAGCAGGTGGAAGTTGCCATAATCAAGCTGCAATTATAGCTGATAATATTTGCGGAGAATTAATTTATGGTTATCCTGCCGCTATTTATGATGGCCGAGTTCAAGCTGTTGCCCAAATGGGATTAACGGCAGGGATGCCTTTGCAATACGATTATAAACACGACGTTATTCCTACGCCTCCAACTAAATTAGGAGGATTACTAAGAAATGGCTTTAATAGAGGTATTTATTGGGCTGCTATTCGTGGTTTAGTTTAA
- the mdeA_3 gene encoding Methionine gamma-lyase produces MILDKLYSFDTRVIHNYYDAAENLGSLASPIYQTSTYVFNNVEEGAACFSGELNGYIYTRINNPTLSLLEKRLADLEEGDAAIVFSSGMGAITSTLWTLLSPGDELLVDMTVYGCTYAFFHHGLAKFGVKVRHIDMSDPNNVAQELTEKTKMIFYESPANPNMRLVDINAVSNIVHQYNLANNQEILVTVDNTYCTPYIQKPLELGADIVVHSLTKYMNGHGDVMAGAVITTEELAKQIRLVGLKDMTGACLSPHDANLILRGMKTLPIRMERVVKNAQKVAEYLASLSEVSQVMYPGLPSFPQYSLAQKQMKLPGGMIAFELKGGLEAGKQFLNRLQLFSCAVSLGDCESLAQHPASMTHSTYTAEERKQYGISDGLIRLSVGLESANDLIADIKQALF; encoded by the coding sequence ATGATATTAGATAAATTGTATTCTTTTGATACGCGTGTGATACATAATTACTATGATGCAGCCGAAAATTTAGGATCACTCGCTTCTCCTATTTATCAAACGTCAACTTACGTATTTAACAATGTCGAAGAAGGAGCTGCCTGTTTTAGCGGTGAATTGAATGGTTATATTTATACTCGAATAAATAATCCAACATTGAGTTTGCTAGAAAAGCGATTGGCTGATTTAGAAGAGGGAGATGCAGCAATTGTATTTTCTTCAGGGATGGGGGCAATAACATCGACTCTTTGGACCTTACTGAGCCCAGGAGATGAGCTGTTAGTTGATATGACGGTTTATGGCTGTACATATGCATTCTTTCATCATGGGTTAGCTAAATTTGGTGTCAAAGTTCGTCACATTGATATGAGTGACCCAAATAATGTGGCACAGGAACTCACTGAAAAAACAAAGATGATATTTTACGAGTCACCTGCAAACCCAAATATGCGCTTAGTTGATATTAATGCTGTGAGTAATATCGTTCATCAATATAACCTTGCAAATAACCAAGAAATATTGGTGACAGTAGATAATACCTATTGTACTCCTTACATTCAAAAACCACTTGAGCTTGGGGCGGATATCGTTGTTCATTCATTAACGAAATATATGAATGGGCATGGTGATGTGATGGCTGGCGCTGTTATAACAACTGAGGAATTAGCGAAGCAAATCAGATTGGTTGGCCTGAAAGATATGACTGGAGCATGTTTATCCCCTCATGATGCAAACCTGATATTGCGAGGAATGAAAACACTGCCAATCAGAATGGAAAGGGTGGTTAAAAATGCACAGAAAGTTGCAGAATATTTGGCTTCGTTATCTGAAGTTTCTCAGGTTATGTATCCAGGTTTACCGAGTTTTCCGCAATACTCATTAGCTCAAAAGCAGATGAAGCTACCCGGGGGAATGATTGCTTTTGAACTTAAAGGGGGACTTGAGGCGGGTAAGCAGTTTCTGAACCGTCTACAGCTATTTTCTTGTGCGGTTAGCCTCGGTGATTGTGAGTCATTGGCTCAGCACCCTGCAAGTATGACCCATTCTACTTACACTGCTGAGGAACGAAAACAGTATGGGATTAGTGATGGGCTTATTCGTTTATCAGTTGGGTTAGAAAGCGCTAATGATTTGATTGCCGATATTAAGCAAGCGCTCTTTTGA
- the proY_1 gene encoding Proline-specific permease ProY, with protein MQSSEQNQLRKGLSVRHIRFMALGSAIGTGLFYGSASAIQAAGPAVLLAYMVGGAAVFMVMRALGEMAVHHPVPGSFSHYASHYMGPLAGFLTGWNYVFEMLVVCLADITAFGMYMGFWFPHVDQWVWVLSIVLFIGALNLCHVKIFGEMEFWLSIVKVSAIIAMIVGGTFLMFYGFGQETDHAVGIQNLWEHGGFMPNGIEGVIASLAIVMFAFGGIEVIGITASEAQNPEKTIPKAINAVPIRILLFYGLTLFILMCIYPWNQIGQNGSPFVQIFDSLGIQSAANILNIVVITAAVSAINSDIFGAGRMMYGMAQDKQAPKVFTKLTKSGVPWVTVMVMSVVMLLGVYLNYLLPEKIFVIIASIATFATVWVWLMILLSHVAMRRQMSAEEVKKLKFPVPFWPIGPAITIAFMVFVIALLGFFKDTQVALLVGFAWVAILSVTFFVMRKFQKS; from the coding sequence ATGCAAAGTAGTGAACAAAATCAACTCAGAAAGGGGCTGAGTGTTCGGCACATTCGCTTTATGGCTCTAGGGTCAGCGATTGGTACCGGCTTATTTTATGGTTCTGCTTCTGCCATTCAAGCGGCAGGTCCAGCAGTTTTACTCGCTTATATGGTCGGTGGTGCCGCTGTATTTATGGTCATGCGAGCCTTAGGCGAGATGGCAGTACATCACCCAGTACCCGGTTCATTCTCTCACTACGCTAGCCATTACATGGGCCCCCTCGCTGGTTTTTTGACTGGCTGGAACTACGTATTTGAAATGTTAGTCGTGTGCTTGGCTGATATTACCGCTTTCGGGATGTACATGGGGTTCTGGTTTCCACATGTTGACCAATGGGTATGGGTATTAAGTATCGTGCTATTTATTGGTGCGCTCAATTTATGCCATGTTAAAATTTTCGGTGAAATGGAATTTTGGCTGTCTATCGTGAAAGTCTCCGCAATCATCGCAATGATTGTTGGTGGTACCTTCTTAATGTTCTACGGTTTCGGCCAAGAAACTGACCATGCGGTAGGTATCCAAAATCTCTGGGAACACGGTGGCTTTATGCCTAACGGTATTGAAGGTGTTATTGCATCCTTAGCTATCGTAATGTTCGCCTTTGGGGGTATCGAAGTGATCGGTATTACCGCCAGTGAAGCACAAAATCCAGAAAAAACTATTCCTAAAGCAATCAATGCAGTACCCATTCGTATTTTATTATTCTATGGGTTAACACTTTTTATTCTGATGTGCATCTATCCGTGGAATCAAATTGGTCAGAATGGCAGCCCATTCGTCCAAATTTTTGATAGCTTAGGTATTCAATCAGCGGCAAATATCTTAAATATCGTGGTGATCACAGCAGCTGTCTCAGCTATCAATAGTGATATTTTTGGTGCTGGTCGTATGATGTATGGTATGGCACAAGACAAGCAGGCACCTAAAGTCTTTACCAAGTTAACGAAAAGTGGGGTGCCTTGGGTCACTGTGATGGTGATGTCCGTGGTAATGTTACTCGGAGTGTATTTGAACTACCTACTTCCAGAAAAAATCTTTGTGATTATTGCATCAATCGCAACCTTTGCAACTGTTTGGGTCTGGTTAATGATCCTACTTTCTCATGTCGCAATGCGTCGCCAAATGAGCGCTGAAGAAGTTAAAAAACTCAAATTCCCAGTTCCATTTTGGCCGATTGGCCCTGCAATTACTATTGCATTTATGGTCTTTGTTATCGCGCTACTTGGCTTCTTTAAAGATACACAAGTTGCCCTTCTCGTCGGGTTTGCATGGGTCGCTATATTGAGCGTCACCTTCTTTGTAATGCGTAAATTTCAAAAATCTTAA
- the queE gene encoding 7-carboxy-7-deazaguanine synthase produces MKYPINEIFQTIQGEGVFTGVPAVFIRLQGCPVGCSWCDTKQTWEKEQDKESTLGDIALKTIDSDVWAMASGEELIQLMKEKHFSAQHIVITGGEPCIYDLQPLTGILEQHGYQCQIETSGTYPIQCTDNTWVTVSPKVGMKGGLQVISQAVNRANEIKHPVAREKDIEALEKILALRTVEPSPSVALQPISQKAAATKLCIATCIQRNWRLSIQTHKYLDIQ; encoded by the coding sequence ATGAAATACCCAATTAATGAAATTTTCCAAACCATTCAGGGAGAGGGGGTTTTTACTGGTGTTCCAGCTGTGTTTATTCGTTTACAGGGCTGCCCAGTTGGATGTAGCTGGTGTGATACCAAACAAACATGGGAAAAAGAACAAGATAAAGAATCGACCCTAGGGGATATCGCACTTAAAACGATTGATTCAGATGTATGGGCTATGGCGAGCGGTGAGGAATTGATTCAATTAATGAAAGAAAAACACTTTAGCGCACAGCATATTGTTATTACCGGCGGTGAGCCTTGTATTTATGATTTACAGCCACTGACTGGGATATTAGAACAACACGGATATCAATGCCAAATTGAAACTAGCGGCACATACCCTATTCAATGCACAGATAACACATGGGTTACCGTATCACCAAAAGTCGGTATGAAAGGAGGGTTACAGGTGATCAGCCAAGCAGTAAATCGTGCTAATGAAATTAAGCATCCTGTTGCTCGCGAAAAAGATATTGAGGCTCTTGAGAAAATTTTAGCATTACGTACTGTCGAGCCCTCTCCATCAGTGGCATTGCAGCCAATTAGCCAAAAGGCGGCAGCAACAAAATTGTGTATTGCAACCTGCATTCAACGTAACTGGCGGTTATCGATTCAGACACATAAGTATTTGGATATTCAATAA
- the yagU_1 gene encoding Inner membrane protein yagU: protein MNLFQQTPKSRRRYGLAAFIGLIAGIVSSFVKWGAEVPLPPRSPTDMFSTACSPETLIRAAEQIDCSRNFLNPPYIFLRDWLGIADPNSAVYTFAGHVFNSVGVTHIIFSIVFAVGYCIVAEIFPKIKLWQGLLAGALAQLFVHMISFPLMGLTPPLFDLPWYENVSEIFGHLIWFWSIEIIRRDLRNRITHEPDPEVPLTQPFR, encoded by the coding sequence ATGAATCTATTTCAACAAACACCTAAGTCCAGAAGGCGCTATGGGCTGGCAGCATTTATCGGTTTAATTGCAGGTATTGTCTCTTCGTTTGTCAAGTGGGGCGCTGAAGTTCCATTACCCCCAAGAAGTCCAACGGATATGTTTAGTACCGCTTGTTCACCTGAAACACTGATTCGTGCAGCAGAACAAATTGACTGCTCACGCAATTTCCTCAATCCACCTTATATTTTCTTAAGAGATTGGTTAGGAATTGCAGATCCTAACTCTGCAGTTTATACCTTTGCTGGGCACGTTTTTAACTCTGTGGGTGTTACTCACATCATATTTTCTATCGTGTTTGCGGTCGGATATTGCATTGTTGCTGAAATATTCCCTAAAATTAAGCTATGGCAAGGGTTGTTAGCAGGTGCACTGGCGCAATTATTTGTCCACATGATTTCATTCCCTCTAATGGGGCTCACCCCTCCACTTTTCGACCTGCCATGGTATGAGAATGTGTCAGAAATATTTGGCCATTTAATTTGGTTTTGGTCTATTGAAATTATTCGCCGTGACTTACGTAACCGTATTACTCACGAGCCAGATCCTGAAGTACCATTAACCCAACCATTTAGATAA
- the queD gene encoding 6-carboxy-5,6,7,8-tetrahydropterin synthase encodes MSTTIYKDFTFEAAHKLPHVPEGHKCGRLHGHSFMVRLEITGEVDSHSGWIIDFSDVKAAFKPIWERLDHHYLNDIEGLENPTSEVLAQWIWQQTKPLLPLLSAVTVKETCNAGCVYRGEA; translated from the coding sequence ATGAGCACAACAATCTATAAAGATTTCACTTTCGAAGCCGCCCACAAACTTCCTCATGTACCAGAGGGTCATAAGTGTGGCCGACTCCATGGCCATTCTTTCATGGTGCGTTTAGAAATCACCGGTGAAGTCGACTCACATAGTGGTTGGATTATTGATTTCTCCGATGTAAAAGCCGCTTTTAAGCCTATTTGGGAACGCTTAGACCATCACTATTTAAATGATATAGAAGGGTTAGAAAACCCAACTAGTGAGGTGTTAGCCCAGTGGATTTGGCAACAAACTAAGCCTTTACTACCATTATTAAGTGCGGTTACTGTAAAAGAAACCTGCAATGCAGGCTGCGTCTATCGCGGAGAAGCTTAA